The Microbulbifer sp. YPW1 genome contains the following window.
TCTGTGTGCCTGGCGAGCTGGCAACGCTATGTTAGTCCCGGGGCGAGACGTTGGAAGCTGACAGACATGAAAGAACAATACGCGCAAATTATCGAAGCCATTGGTGAAGACCTCGATCGTCCGGGTCTGAAAGACACTCCCCTGCGCGCCGCCAAGGCCATGCAGTACCTCACCCGCGGTTATCAGCAGACCCTGGATGACGTCGTCAACGACGCCCTCTTCCCCTCTGACTGCAGCGAGATGGTACTGGTCAAAGACATCGAACTGTATTCGCTGTGTGAACACCACCTGCTGCCGTTTATCGGTAAGGCCCACGTGGCCTACATTCCCGACGGTAAGGTACTGGGACTGTCCAAGGTGGCGCGCATTGTAGACATGTTTGCCCGCCGTTTGCAGATTCAGGAACAATTGACTGTGCAAGTTGCGCAAACCATCCAGCAGGTAACCGGCGCCGCCGGCGTGGGTGTGATCATCGAAGCGAAGCACATGTGCATGATGATGCGCGGTGTGGAAAAGCAGAATTCGGTGATGAAAACCTCTGCCATGCTGGGCTCCTTCCGCAGCCAGCAGGCCACTCGCAACGAGTTTCTGTCCCTGATCCGCTAACCTTCAAGTACGCAAGGAGAGTCCGGCAATGCCACATCTGGTGATTGAGTATTCGCAAAAACTGGAAGACAGCATTTCCATTCCCGCCCTGATCAGCAATGGCCAACAGGCGATGAGCGATACCGGACTCTTCAACGCGGGCGCGATCAAAACCCGCGCCCTGCCCTACCGGGATTTTGTGCTCGGCAAAAGCCACGAGGGTTCCAGCGATCTGTTTATCCATGCGGAAGTGCGAATTCTGGAAGGACGCACATTGAAGCAGAAAGAAGACCTGAGTGCGGCCATCTTCAATTACCTTTGCGAAGCGGCGCCGGAAGTGCCGGAAATTTCAGTGGAAATTCGCGAGATGGAAAAGGCGAGCTACTCCAAACGGGTTCCCTTTTAACCGGGTTAACCTGCTAACCAGTCCCCTCCAGGAACGGCAGAAACCAGCGCGCAATTGCCTCAGCCCCGTCTTCCATATGCAGGTGGTGACCGCCGGGAAATTCGCGGATCGTGATATTAGCGTACAGCTCCGCCAGCGGACGGATACGCTCGATCATTCCCTGAATCCCGTCCTCACCCAATGCCAGGTAAATCGGCATGGTGGCCCGCTCCAGAAACGCCCGCACCTGCGCTTCATTCAATTTGGCCAGAGAGCTGGCCATCAGTTGCGGGTCATTACTCCAGGTGTAGCCCCCATCACACTGGCGCACGCCCCGCGCGACCAGGCGCCGGGCGGCGTCATCGGTCAGCTTGAACAGGCCGTTTCTGCGCGCAGCCACCGCCACCTCCAGCGACTCGAACACCTTTGACTTTCGTCCCCGATAACGCGCGCGCTGCTCAATCCCCCGGCGCAACGTCTCCGGCGCCTCGGCATCGGTGGTGGGTGGCGGCACCAGCCCGTCGATCAGTGCCAGGCGCTGTATGCGCTCCGGGAAAGTCGCTGCGGCAATCGTGGAAATCACCGCGCCGCGAGAGTGGGCCAGAACGGAGAACGACTCCCACTGCAGGGCATCGGCAATACCGAAAACATCTTCGATTTCCGTCCAGATGTTGTAATTGGCATCCCGGTGGCGGTGATAGCTCTGGCCGTGGCCGGCGAGATCCGCCGCCACCAGATTGAGGCTATCCAGAAACGGGGCCATGGCATCAAAGCTGGCGCAGTTGTCCAGCCAGCCGTGCAGCGCCAGCACTGGCACGCCGTCGGGATTACCCCACTGGCGGCCGGCAATGGTGTTGCCCTGGATATCGAGAGTGATTTCGCGCGGAGACTGGTTCATGGGGAATACAGCACTGTCTGACGTTGGCATAAATGCTGACAGCGGCGCCCCGCGACCTCAATGGCCGCAGGGTTCAGATTGAGTGGCCGCGATTTACGGCCGGTGTTGCAGCCATTCCAGCTCGGCGCAGTCCCGCGCCCACACATCGGCCCT
Protein-coding sequences here:
- the folE gene encoding GTP cyclohydrolase I FolE; translated protein: MKEQYAQIIEAIGEDLDRPGLKDTPLRAAKAMQYLTRGYQQTLDDVVNDALFPSDCSEMVLVKDIELYSLCEHHLLPFIGKAHVAYIPDGKVLGLSKVARIVDMFARRLQIQEQLTVQVAQTIQQVTGAAGVGVIIEAKHMCMMMRGVEKQNSVMKTSAMLGSFRSQQATRNEFLSLIR
- a CDS encoding 5-carboxymethyl-2-hydroxymuconate Delta-isomerase, with product MPHLVIEYSQKLEDSISIPALISNGQQAMSDTGLFNAGAIKTRALPYRDFVLGKSHEGSSDLFIHAEVRILEGRTLKQKEDLSAAIFNYLCEAAPEVPEISVEIREMEKASYSKRVPF
- a CDS encoding alpha/beta fold hydrolase; translated protein: MNQSPREITLDIQGNTIAGRQWGNPDGVPVLALHGWLDNCASFDAMAPFLDSLNLVAADLAGHGQSYHRHRDANYNIWTEIEDVFGIADALQWESFSVLAHSRGAVISTIAAATFPERIQRLALIDGLVPPPTTDAEAPETLRRGIEQRARYRGRKSKVFESLEVAVAARRNGLFKLTDDAARRLVARGVRQCDGGYTWSNDPQLMASSLAKLNEAQVRAFLERATMPIYLALGEDGIQGMIERIRPLAELYANITIREFPGGHHLHMEDGAEAIARWFLPFLEGTG